Sequence from the Deltaproteobacteria bacterium genome:
CACCCGAAAAACCACTTCCGCTATGGGGAGAGGAAGTGAATGCGCTATTCATCACAGATAGTGAATCCTTTAGATTGTCAACAAAATAGCCTTGGTTTTTCCACTCGTTCAATAAATTCTTTAAATCCATCAATAAGCTGGTATACTTTTAATCCTCTTTTTGTCTTTTTGGGCATAATCCTTGCGAATATGAAGAAGATTATAGCCGATAAGATAAAAGAAATTAGATAATCAAGTCTTCCAAACATAACGCCGCTTATGAACATTATGATGGCAAGTATATATGTCACTTTTGCTAAATTTCGCGAGGCTGGTTTGTAATAATCTTCAAATGTCATTTCTTCATCAAGTTGTTTCTTCGCTTTTTTCATATGTGTGTAAAATGTATCTTTTAATGTGCTGACCTTTACAATTGTTATTTCTCCAGAAAACAATCCATAAAATA
This genomic interval carries:
- a CDS encoding DUF2207 domain-containing protein → MRKLKDLPDTAKSFEKTIFYGLFSGEITIVKVSTLKDTFYTHMKKAKKQLDEEMTFEDYYKPASRNLAKVTYILAIIMFISGVMFGRLDYLISFILSAIIFFIFARIMPKKTKRGLKVYQLIDGFKEFIERVEKPRLFC